One stretch of Streptomyces agglomeratus DNA includes these proteins:
- a CDS encoding PadR family transcriptional regulator has product MSAIRLLVLGAVRQHGRAHGYQVRNDLEYWGAHEWSNAKPGSIYHALKQMAKQGLLHAHEIAPSTAGGPPRTEYEVTDEGTREYFGLLREALTTYDQKMDVLSAGIGFIVDLERAEAVELLRKRVRGLEKWRSAVTEYYTPEEGPESLGHIGEIMNMWVHSADAGAEWTRGLIARIEGGAYTFAGEGEPFVGVLADGQENPFASG; this is encoded by the coding sequence ATGTCAGCGATCCGGCTGCTGGTCCTCGGCGCCGTCCGTCAGCACGGGCGCGCGCACGGCTACCAGGTGCGCAACGACCTGGAGTACTGGGGCGCCCACGAGTGGTCCAACGCCAAGCCGGGGTCGATCTACCACGCGCTCAAGCAGATGGCCAAGCAGGGGCTGCTGCACGCTCACGAGATCGCGCCGAGCACGGCCGGCGGCCCGCCGAGGACCGAGTACGAGGTCACGGACGAGGGCACGCGGGAGTACTTCGGTCTGCTCCGCGAGGCGCTGACGACGTACGACCAGAAGATGGACGTGCTGTCGGCCGGGATCGGCTTCATCGTCGACCTGGAGCGGGCCGAGGCCGTCGAGCTGCTCAGGAAGCGCGTGCGGGGGCTGGAGAAGTGGCGGTCGGCCGTCACCGAGTACTACACGCCGGAGGAAGGGCCTGAGTCGCTCGGTCACATCGGCGAAATCATGAACATGTGGGTCCACTCGGCGGACGCGGGGGCCGAGTGGACGCGCGGTCTGATCGCCCGGATCGAGGGCGGCGCGTACACCTTCGCGGGCGAGGGTGAGCCCTTCGTGGGGGTGCTGGCGGACGGCCAGGAAAACCCCTTCGCCAGCGGCTAA
- a CDS encoding DinB family protein has translation MVVHVNAEAPGDERGALLAFLDAERGGIRRALIGLTDEQAATTPSASELSLSGLLKHAAEVEQSWLARAQQVAPEVERTEENWHECFRLVGDETVEDRLAYWEKVARQTEEFIRSVPSLDDTFPLPDEPWFPDSERVSMRWLLLRLITEMSRHSGHADIIRESLDGKTAFELVALERGETWG, from the coding sequence ATGGTCGTACACGTGAACGCAGAGGCCCCCGGCGACGAGCGCGGCGCCCTCCTGGCCTTCCTGGACGCCGAGCGCGGCGGTATCCGCAGGGCGCTGATCGGCCTCACCGACGAGCAGGCGGCCACCACGCCCAGCGCGAGCGAACTGTCGCTGTCCGGGCTCCTCAAGCACGCTGCCGAGGTCGAGCAGAGCTGGCTCGCGCGGGCGCAGCAGGTGGCGCCGGAGGTGGAGCGTACGGAGGAGAACTGGCACGAGTGCTTCCGGCTCGTCGGGGACGAGACGGTCGAGGACCGGCTGGCGTACTGGGAGAAGGTCGCGCGGCAGACCGAGGAGTTCATCCGGTCCGTGCCGAGCCTGGACGACACCTTCCCGCTCCCGGACGAGCCGTGGTTCCCGGACTCGGAGCGCGTGTCGATGCGCTGGCTGCTGCTGCGGCTGATCACCGAGATGTCCCGGCACTCCGGCCACGCCGACATCATCCGCGAGAGCCTGGACGGAAAGACCGCCTTCGAGCTGGTGGCCCTGGAACGCGGCGAGACCTGGGGCTGA
- a CDS encoding ABC transporter permease has protein sequence MSAGTIGWAVADSWTMTRRELAHWGRQPVQVVVGLVFPVMLLLMFGFLIGGGKGVPGNYVDFLMPGMLALTMVFGLEATMLAVTQDLNKGVIDRFRSMPMTSGAVLVGRAVADMLQSAAGLAVMIAVGHAIGWRWHGGPLGFLGAVGLLLLLRFAMLWIGIQLAMVAGKPEMVQAVQILVWPVGFLSNAFATPHSMPDWLGVIVQWNPLSATATAARDLFGNPAVAGNSWPAEHAGLLAVVWPVVLVAVFLPLAVRRFGRLSH, from the coding sequence ATGAGCGCGGGCACGATCGGATGGGCGGTCGCCGATTCCTGGACCATGACGCGGCGTGAACTCGCCCACTGGGGACGGCAGCCGGTGCAGGTGGTCGTCGGCTTGGTGTTCCCGGTGATGCTGCTGCTGATGTTCGGGTTCCTGATCGGCGGCGGCAAGGGGGTGCCGGGGAACTACGTCGACTTCCTGATGCCCGGCATGCTGGCGCTGACCATGGTCTTCGGCCTGGAAGCGACGATGCTCGCGGTCACCCAGGATCTCAACAAGGGGGTCATCGACCGGTTCCGCTCGATGCCGATGACCTCGGGGGCGGTGCTGGTGGGGCGCGCGGTCGCGGACATGCTCCAGTCGGCCGCCGGCCTGGCGGTCATGATCGCGGTCGGTCACGCGATCGGCTGGCGCTGGCACGGCGGGCCACTCGGATTCCTTGGCGCCGTCGGGCTGTTGCTGCTGCTTCGCTTCGCGATGCTGTGGATCGGCATCCAGCTGGCGATGGTCGCGGGCAAACCGGAGATGGTCCAGGCGGTGCAGATCCTGGTCTGGCCGGTCGGCTTCCTGTCCAACGCCTTCGCGACGCCGCACTCCATGCCGGACTGGCTCGGCGTGATTGTCCAGTGGAACCCGCTGTCGGCGACGGCCACGGCGGCACGGGACCTCTTCGGCAACCCGGCGGTGGCCGGAAACTCCTGGCCAGCTGAACACGCGGGGCTGCTGGCGGTGGTGTGGCCGGTGGTGCTGGTAGCGGTGTTTCTTCCGCTGGCGGTACGGCGGTTCGGACGGCTGAGCCACTGA
- a CDS encoding aldehyde dehydrogenase family protein has translation MSFFTDLAHQYIDGEWRTGSGSWDIIDFNPYNGEKLAAITVASVDEVDEAYLAAERAQPAWAAASAYRRRDVLERALRITQDREDEITEAIIDELGGTRLKASYEVHLAKEFLREATQTAVRGEGRILPSPVEGKENRVYRLPVGVVGVISPFNFPFLVTLKSVAPALALGNAVVIKPNQNTPVVGGGLIAKIFEDAGLPAGLLNVLVTDIAEVGDALIEHRVPKVISFAGSDKVGRHVAAVAASHFKRAVLELSGNSALVVLDDADIDYAVDAAVFSRFVYQGQVCMAANRVLVDRSVEAEFTEKFVAKVRTLVTGDPADPRTHIGPVINTFQADSLTGLVEQALAEGATALVRGATRGNLVEPTVLSGLSADSTILTQEIFGPVVLLIPFDGEEEAVRMANDSQYGLSGAVHTGNLERGVRFAKRVETGMIHVNDSTVQDEPQVAFGGEKLSGMGRLNGDSAVEAFTTQKWISVQHGRTKFPF, from the coding sequence ATGTCCTTCTTCACCGACCTGGCCCACCAGTACATCGACGGCGAGTGGCGGACCGGCAGCGGCTCGTGGGACATCATCGACTTCAACCCGTACAACGGGGAGAAGCTCGCCGCGATCACGGTCGCCTCGGTGGACGAGGTCGACGAGGCGTATCTGGCGGCGGAGCGCGCGCAGCCGGCCTGGGCCGCGGCGAGCGCGTACCGCAGGAGGGACGTCCTCGAACGCGCCCTTCGGATCACGCAGGACCGCGAGGACGAGATCACCGAGGCGATCATCGACGAGCTCGGCGGTACGCGGCTGAAGGCGTCGTACGAGGTCCATCTCGCCAAGGAGTTCCTGCGCGAGGCGACGCAGACCGCCGTGCGGGGCGAGGGGCGCATCCTGCCGTCGCCCGTGGAGGGCAAGGAGAACCGCGTCTACCGGCTGCCGGTCGGTGTCGTCGGCGTCATCAGCCCCTTCAACTTCCCCTTCCTGGTGACGCTCAAGTCGGTCGCTCCGGCGCTCGCGCTGGGCAACGCGGTCGTGATCAAGCCGAACCAGAACACGCCGGTCGTCGGCGGCGGCCTGATAGCCAAGATCTTCGAGGACGCGGGGCTGCCCGCAGGACTGCTGAACGTGCTGGTCACCGACATCGCGGAGGTCGGTGACGCGCTAATAGAGCACCGGGTGCCGAAGGTGATCTCCTTCGCCGGCTCGGACAAGGTGGGGCGGCACGTCGCCGCCGTCGCCGCGAGCCACTTCAAGCGCGCGGTGCTCGAACTGAGCGGCAACAGCGCGCTGGTCGTCCTGGACGACGCGGACATCGACTACGCCGTCGACGCGGCGGTCTTCAGCCGTTTCGTGTACCAGGGGCAGGTCTGCATGGCCGCCAACCGGGTCCTGGTGGACCGGTCGGTCGAGGCGGAGTTCACGGAGAAGTTCGTCGCGAAGGTACGGACGCTGGTGACCGGCGACCCGGCCGACCCCCGTACCCACATCGGCCCCGTCATCAACACGTTCCAGGCGGACTCCCTGACGGGCCTCGTCGAGCAGGCGCTCGCCGAGGGCGCGACCGCGCTCGTACGGGGCGCCACGCGAGGCAATCTCGTCGAGCCGACCGTACTGAGCGGGCTGTCGGCCGACTCCACGATCCTGACGCAGGAGATCTTCGGCCCGGTGGTGCTGCTGATCCCCTTCGACGGCGAGGAAGAGGCCGTACGGATGGCCAACGACAGCCAGTACGGGCTGAGCGGGGCGGTCCACACGGGGAACCTGGAGCGCGGCGTGCGGTTCGCGAAGCGCGTCGAGACCGGGATGATCCACGTCAACGACTCGACCGTCCAGGACGAACCGCAGGTGGCCTTCGGCGGCGAGAAGCTGTCGGGGATGGGGCGGCTCAACGGGGACTCGGCGGTGGAGGCATTCACCACCCAGAAGTGGATCTCGGTGCAGCACGGACGGACGAAGTTCCCGTTCTGA
- a CDS encoding ATP-binding cassette domain-containing protein: MADARGHAHGRGHDYADAAIVVEGAQKRYGEKRALDGLDLVVRRGTVHGLLGPNGAGKTTIVRILATLLRHDAGRVEVAGFDVRSRAGEVRRRIGLLGQHAAVDEELGGRQNLEMFGRLYHLGARRAGARADELLERFGLADAGRKAVGKYSGGMRRRLDLAASLITEPQVLFLDEPTTGLDPRGRAEVWGAVRSLVGGGTTVLLTTQYLEEADQLADRITVVDRGRAVAEGTPDELKGKVGGDRIDVVLHDAQQLGAAAALMGPDAETDADRRWISAPVADRMAALTGTVRALEAAGIEAQDIALRRPTLDEVFLHLTRETGGAGEPGTTKGISGTKGAAA; the protein is encoded by the coding sequence TTGGCTGACGCTCGCGGGCACGCTCACGGTCGCGGTCACGATTACGCCGACGCGGCGATCGTGGTCGAAGGGGCGCAGAAGCGCTATGGGGAGAAGCGGGCGCTGGACGGGCTCGACCTGGTGGTGCGGCGCGGCACGGTACACGGCCTACTGGGGCCCAACGGCGCGGGAAAGACCACGATCGTCCGGATCCTCGCGACGCTCCTGCGGCACGACGCGGGGCGGGTGGAGGTGGCGGGCTTCGACGTACGGTCGCGGGCCGGCGAGGTGCGGCGGCGGATCGGGCTGCTCGGGCAGCACGCGGCGGTGGACGAGGAGCTGGGCGGGCGGCAGAACCTGGAGATGTTCGGCCGGCTGTACCACCTGGGGGCGCGCCGGGCGGGCGCGCGGGCCGACGAGCTCCTGGAGCGGTTCGGGCTCGCGGACGCGGGGCGCAAGGCGGTCGGGAAGTACAGCGGAGGCATGCGGCGGCGGCTCGACCTGGCGGCCTCGCTCATCACCGAACCGCAGGTGCTGTTCCTGGACGAGCCGACGACCGGGCTCGACCCGCGCGGGCGCGCGGAGGTGTGGGGCGCGGTGCGGTCGCTGGTCGGAGGAGGTACGACCGTACTGCTCACGACGCAGTACCTGGAGGAGGCCGATCAGCTGGCCGACCGGATCACGGTCGTAGACCGGGGCCGGGCGGTGGCCGAGGGCACGCCGGACGAGCTGAAGGGCAAGGTCGGCGGAGACCGGATCGACGTCGTGCTGCACGACGCACAGCAACTGGGCGCGGCCGCCGCGCTGATGGGGCCTGACGCGGAGACGGACGCGGACCGGAGGTGGATCAGCGCGCCGGTGGCGGACCGGATGGCGGCACTGACCGGGACCGTACGGGCGCTGGAGGCGGCCGGGATCGAGGCGCAGGACATCGCGCTGCGCAGGCCGACGCTCGACGAGGTCTTCCTGCACCTCACGAGGGAGACCGGCGGCGCGGGTGAGCCCGGCACGACGAAGGGGATCAGCGGGACGAAGGGGGCAGCGGCATGA